Proteins encoded by one window of Kineosporia corallincola:
- a CDS encoding 2-hydroxyacid dehydrogenase: MTEQVMQRFRPVLTAGPAHDWVFTHGLEQAVAAAPGTEILVGASVPARLIEACGPALRLVQVTGAGTDKVADLPPNVVLANTSHHGRSIAEHVMMVSMMLLRHVPRARRELGEGRWRTVTTDPTVPFGGVLAGRTLGLVGFGEIGTQVALLARALGMRVRAVRHSGRPAEGVEWMGTPDRLPELLAAGDVVVVTVPLSGATRDLIDAQALKTMKNDAILVNVARGAVVNEQALHDALSRGTIGGAAIDVWWRNPRDPGAPPPSHLDFTGFDNVVLTPHQSGHTEETFHGRALDIAANVQALATGLPLRNLVYPKS, from the coding sequence GTGACGGAACAGGTCATGCAGCGGTTCCGGCCCGTGCTCACCGCCGGCCCGGCCCACGACTGGGTGTTCACACATGGCTTGGAACAGGCCGTGGCGGCAGCGCCGGGCACCGAGATCCTGGTGGGTGCCTCGGTTCCGGCCCGGCTGATCGAGGCCTGCGGCCCGGCCCTTCGGCTCGTGCAGGTCACCGGCGCCGGCACCGACAAGGTCGCGGATCTCCCCCCGAACGTGGTGCTGGCCAATACTTCTCACCACGGCCGGTCGATCGCCGAGCACGTCATGATGGTCTCGATGATGCTGCTGCGGCACGTGCCGCGAGCCCGGCGCGAACTCGGCGAAGGCCGATGGCGCACGGTGACGACCGACCCCACGGTCCCGTTCGGCGGCGTGCTGGCCGGCCGCACCCTGGGCCTGGTCGGCTTCGGTGAGATCGGTACCCAGGTGGCACTTCTCGCCCGGGCCCTGGGGATGAGGGTGCGGGCGGTGCGGCATTCCGGTCGGCCGGCCGAGGGTGTGGAGTGGATGGGCACCCCCGACCGGCTGCCCGAGCTGCTCGCGGCCGGCGACGTGGTGGTGGTCACCGTTCCGCTGAGCGGGGCCACCCGCGACCTGATCGACGCACAAGCTCTGAAAACCATGAAGAACGACGCGATTCTGGTCAATGTCGCGCGCGGCGCCGTGGTGAACGAGCAGGCCCTGCACGACGCCCTGAGCCGGGGCACGATCGGAGGCGCGGCCATCGACGTCTGGTGGCGCAACCCGCGGGACCCGGGCGCCCCGCCGCCCTCGCACCTGGACTTCACCGGCTTCGACAACGTGGTGCTCACCCCGCACCAGTCCGGCCACACCGAGGAGACCTTCCACGGCCGGGCCCTCGACATCGCGGCCAACGTGCAGGCCCTGGCCACGGGTCTGCCGCTGCGGAACCTGGTGTACCCGAAATCCTGA
- a CDS encoding glucarate dehydratase family protein, which yields MSELISAVRVTPVAFRDLPLLNSVGVHEPFALRTIVEIVTGSGLYGLGETYGDEPHLRRIERAGTALIGTDIFDLHEIRRRVAVSLDHDDQAGGHGMAGMVTTSSTTDRVLSPFEVAALDLQGKIVGRPVSDLLGGAVRDRVSFTGYLFYKWAAHPGHDEDGWGAALDPGGIVRQATKMIHEYGFSSLKLKGGVFPPDQEVAAIQALRQAFPHTPLRLDPNAVWTVPTSIKVGLQLDGVLEYLEDPAAGIPEMAAVAREVPMPLATDMCVVAFDHLKPAVRQQAVGVVLADHHFWGGLRRSQSLAAICDTFGLGLSMHSNSHLGISLAAMVHLAAATPNLDYTCDTHWPWKDPEDDVIVPGAIGFENGAVKVPVKPGLGVELDRDALARLHQQYLDSGIRNRDDTGYMRRVNPDWKAPRW from the coding sequence ATGTCCGAGCTGATCTCTGCCGTCCGCGTGACGCCGGTGGCCTTCCGAGACCTCCCGCTGCTCAACAGTGTTGGCGTGCACGAGCCGTTCGCGCTCCGCACGATCGTCGAAATCGTCACCGGCAGCGGGCTCTACGGGCTCGGTGAGACCTACGGCGACGAACCGCATCTGCGCCGGATCGAACGCGCCGGCACGGCGCTGATCGGCACCGACATCTTCGACCTTCACGAAATCCGGCGCCGGGTGGCCGTTTCCCTGGATCACGACGACCAGGCCGGCGGGCACGGCATGGCTGGCATGGTCACCACATCGTCCACCACCGACCGGGTGCTCTCACCGTTCGAGGTGGCCGCCCTGGATCTCCAGGGCAAGATCGTCGGGCGGCCGGTCAGCGACCTGCTCGGTGGGGCGGTCCGCGACCGAGTCAGCTTCACCGGCTACCTGTTCTACAAGTGGGCCGCCCACCCCGGGCACGACGAAGACGGCTGGGGCGCCGCCCTGGACCCCGGTGGAATCGTCCGGCAGGCCACGAAAATGATCCACGAGTATGGCTTCTCGTCACTCAAGCTGAAGGGCGGCGTATTCCCTCCGGACCAGGAGGTGGCCGCGATCCAGGCCCTGCGGCAGGCCTTCCCGCACACCCCTCTGCGCCTCGACCCGAACGCGGTGTGGACCGTGCCGACCTCGATCAAGGTCGGCCTGCAACTCGACGGCGTGCTGGAGTACCTCGAAGACCCGGCCGCCGGCATTCCGGAGATGGCCGCGGTGGCGCGTGAGGTGCCGATGCCGCTCGCCACCGACATGTGCGTCGTCGCCTTCGACCACCTGAAACCGGCTGTGCGGCAACAGGCCGTCGGCGTGGTGCTCGCCGACCACCACTTCTGGGGCGGCCTGCGGCGGTCCCAGTCGCTGGCCGCCATCTGCGACACCTTCGGCCTGGGCCTGTCCATGCACTCCAACTCGCACCTGGGCATCAGCCTGGCCGCGATGGTGCACCTGGCCGCCGCCACCCCCAATCTGGACTACACCTGCGACACACACTGGCCGTGGAAAGACCCGGAAGACGACGTGATCGTGCCCGGGGCGATCGGTTTCGAGAACGGCGCGGTGAAGGTGCCGGTGAAACCCGGCCTGGGAGTGGAGCTGGACCGGGACGCCCTGGCCCGCTTGCACCAGCAGTACCTGGACTCCGGCATCCGCAACCGCGACGACACCGGCTACATGCGCCGGGTGAACCCGGACTGGAAGGCGCCCCGCTGGTGA
- a CDS encoding IclR family transcriptional regulator, translating to MSGSGQDSLGDDAEPAGAGGVREVKSAARTVELLEFLAARQNRPARLRELSEALGVPRSSLHALLRTLAKYGWVRADPTGTLYGIGIRALLAGTSYLDTDPYLPLVLPVLDELREQLDETFHFGRLDGQDVVYLATRESSQHLRPYSRVGRRLPAYSTSLGKSLLSARTGDELEQHLPAELGALTPHTIVDRPALYQDLAATRQRGHAVDNQENSLGLKCFAVPLGYAEPAVDAISASIPIARLNPQREAEVIQALRRAGDRIARVVTPVSLGTAWVQGA from the coding sequence GTGTCCGGGTCTGGTCAGGATTCCCTGGGGGACGACGCCGAACCGGCCGGTGCCGGCGGCGTTCGGGAGGTCAAGTCGGCCGCCCGCACCGTCGAACTGCTCGAATTCCTGGCCGCACGGCAGAACCGTCCCGCCCGGCTGCGCGAACTCAGCGAGGCGCTGGGCGTTCCCCGCAGCAGCCTGCACGCCCTGCTGCGAACCCTGGCCAAGTACGGGTGGGTTCGCGCCGATCCGACCGGCACGCTCTACGGCATCGGGATCCGCGCCCTGCTGGCCGGCACCAGCTACCTGGACACCGACCCCTATCTTCCGCTGGTGCTGCCGGTGCTCGACGAACTGCGCGAGCAGCTGGACGAGACCTTCCACTTCGGCCGCCTCGACGGCCAGGACGTGGTGTACCTGGCCACCCGCGAATCCAGCCAGCACCTCAGGCCTTACAGCCGGGTCGGGCGCCGGCTCCCGGCCTACAGCACCTCCCTGGGCAAGTCCCTGCTCAGCGCCCGCACCGGTGACGAGCTGGAGCAGCACCTGCCCGCCGAGCTCGGGGCCCTCACCCCGCACACCATCGTCGACCGCCCGGCCCTGTACCAGGACCTGGCGGCCACCCGGCAGCGCGGCCATGCCGTGGACAACCAGGAGAACAGCCTCGGGCTGAAGTGTTTCGCGGTTCCGCTGGGCTACGCCGAACCCGCCGTGGACGCGATCAGCGCCTCGATCCCGATCGCCCGGCTGAATCCTCAGCGCGAGGCCGAGGTGATTCAGGCCCTGCGCCGTGCCGGTGACCGGATCGCCCGTGTCGTCACACCGGTTTCGCTGGGCACCGCCTGGGTGCAGGGCGCCTGA
- a CDS encoding GNAT family N-acetyltransferase translates to MTDLLDWRPFEKSDRPALARFVCTDPESKIWDGSKKTHPRPWEYTVQSAVRRHRPRAAHGDQMYLGLDDRGIGAVVAWSRYPDPGQWLLQLIAVTTRYRGRGRGWGWAREAVQVSMNAMTEAAAAAGSGRLLVQARIDRRNTASKRLFGEAGFSYESDHSDDLETWVSYTSLRAATRPASRPHM, encoded by the coding sequence GTGACCGATCTGCTCGATTGGCGGCCTTTCGAGAAGTCCGACCGTCCCGCCCTCGCGCGGTTCGTCTGCACCGACCCCGAGAGCAAAATCTGGGACGGGAGCAAGAAGACACATCCGCGCCCCTGGGAGTACACGGTCCAGAGCGCTGTGCGCAGGCACCGACCGCGCGCGGCGCACGGCGACCAGATGTACCTCGGCCTCGATGACCGCGGAATCGGCGCCGTCGTGGCCTGGAGCCGCTACCCCGACCCGGGCCAGTGGCTGCTGCAACTGATCGCCGTCACGACCCGTTACCGAGGCCGGGGCCGGGGCTGGGGCTGGGCGAGGGAGGCGGTACAGGTCTCCATGAACGCGATGACCGAGGCGGCCGCCGCAGCCGGCTCCGGGCGCCTTCTCGTACAGGCCCGCATCGATCGCAGAAACACCGCCAGCAAGCGCCTGTTCGGCGAGGCCGGATTCTCGTACGAGAGTGATCACTCCGACGATCTTGAGACCTGGGTCAGCTACACGTCTCTCCGGGCAGCCACCCGCCCGGCGTCCCGTCCGCATATGTGA
- a CDS encoding TerC/Alx family metal homeostasis membrane protein yields MHVSATWWIATIVLVLGITTVDLVLNRGQTHISIQHAVRWVLFYVAVALAFGVAIFIDFGASYGGQFIAGWLTEYSLSADNLFVFLVLMTRFSVPEYLQLRVLTIGIMIALVLRAGLIALGAAAIHQFSWVFFIFAAFLLYTAWNLLRSGHDEDSDAGEEAPPSVVGWIGRVIPSTPIWHGARPVIKQNHRWIATPMLITMIAIGITDVLFALDSIPAIFGLTKEPFLVITANAFALMGLRQLFFVVRDLLDRLRHLDTGLSIILAFIGVKLIMEAFHDNNLPFLNGGDPIHAVPVVPTWLSLGFIIGVLGVVTVTSTMANRRDARTAALAEGAVASKDDEPTRAA; encoded by the coding sequence ATGCACGTCAGCGCGACCTGGTGGATCGCCACCATCGTCCTGGTCCTCGGGATCACGACCGTCGACCTGGTTCTCAACCGCGGTCAGACACACATCTCCATCCAGCACGCGGTGCGGTGGGTGCTGTTCTACGTCGCCGTCGCCCTCGCCTTCGGCGTGGCGATCTTCATCGACTTCGGGGCGAGTTACGGCGGTCAGTTCATCGCCGGCTGGCTCACCGAATACAGCCTGAGCGCCGACAACCTCTTCGTCTTCCTGGTGCTGATGACCAGGTTCTCGGTGCCCGAATACCTGCAACTACGGGTGCTGACCATCGGCATCATGATCGCCCTGGTGCTGCGGGCCGGCCTGATCGCCCTCGGTGCCGCGGCCATCCACCAGTTCTCCTGGGTCTTCTTCATCTTCGCCGCCTTCCTCCTCTACACCGCCTGGAACCTGCTGCGTTCCGGGCACGACGAAGACAGCGACGCCGGTGAGGAAGCACCCCCGTCGGTGGTCGGCTGGATCGGCCGGGTCATCCCGAGCACGCCGATCTGGCACGGCGCCCGGCCGGTGATCAAGCAGAACCACCGCTGGATCGCCACCCCGATGCTGATCACGATGATCGCGATCGGCATCACCGACGTCCTCTTCGCCCTGGACTCGATCCCGGCGATCTTCGGCCTGACCAAGGAACCGTTCCTGGTGATCACGGCCAACGCCTTCGCCCTGATGGGGCTGCGCCAGCTGTTCTTCGTGGTGCGCGACCTGCTCGACCGCCTGCGCCACCTGGACACCGGCCTGTCGATCATCCTCGCATTCATCGGCGTGAAGCTGATCATGGAGGCGTTCCACGACAACAACCTGCCGTTCCTCAACGGCGGCGACCCGATCCACGCCGTACCAGTGGTGCCCACCTGGCTCTCGCTGGGCTTCATCATCGGTGTGCTCGGCGTGGTCACGGTGACCAGCACCATGGCCAACCGGCGCGACGCCCGCACCGCCGCCCTGGCCGAGGGTGCGGTCGCGAGCAAGGACGACGAACCCACCCGCGCCGCCTGA
- the mftM gene encoding mycofactocin oligosaccharide methyltransferase MftM: protein MSETLRTVSGPPPIDPFAPAPGGCYTDGVVTVARRDSLRGLDAEQWTTTGSFAIGRASGHLAVLHALPDASIDRDVLTGLLRRELGPGWIHGADGFERILTGVVLSCRPDPMEAWELFYRNTLRGLGEPGTDGLAAVYRHAEELLAGSVSASLLDLGSSFGFFPLRVRSGSLGRPVQVLASDLLPGAGARLGRVSARLGLSLPVLCCDAGAVPLPDRSVDTVTLLHLLEHLDEAHGDRVLAEALRLARRQVIVAVPPEAGPVRTLGLAGLREAGARACPPGGRFRVHEHAGGWLVFSTSP, encoded by the coding sequence ATGAGCGAAACCCTGCGGACGGTCTCCGGTCCGCCGCCGATCGACCCGTTCGCCCCGGCTCCTGGCGGGTGTTACACGGACGGCGTGGTCACCGTGGCGCGCCGGGATTCCCTGCGTGGCCTCGACGCTGAACAATGGACGACGACGGGCTCTTTCGCGATCGGCCGGGCGTCCGGGCATCTGGCCGTGCTGCACGCGCTGCCCGATGCCTCGATCGACCGCGACGTCCTGACCGGCCTGCTGCGTCGCGAGCTGGGGCCAGGGTGGATCCATGGCGCGGACGGTTTCGAGCGGATCCTCACCGGCGTGGTGCTGAGCTGCCGGCCCGACCCGATGGAAGCCTGGGAGTTGTTCTACCGCAACACCTTACGTGGCCTGGGTGAGCCCGGTACGGACGGGCTGGCGGCGGTCTACCGGCACGCCGAGGAACTGCTGGCCGGTTCGGTCTCGGCCTCGCTGCTCGACCTGGGCAGCTCTTTCGGCTTCTTCCCGTTGCGGGTGCGCTCGGGCTCGCTCGGCCGACCGGTCCAGGTGCTGGCCTCCGACCTGCTGCCGGGAGCCGGCGCGCGGCTCGGCCGGGTCTCGGCCCGGCTGGGGCTGAGCCTGCCGGTGCTGTGCTGCGACGCCGGTGCGGTGCCGCTGCCGGACCGCAGCGTGGACACCGTGACCCTGCTGCACCTGCTGGAGCACCTCGACGAGGCGCACGGCGACCGGGTGCTGGCCGAGGCGCTACGGCTGGCGCGGCGGCAGGTGATCGTGGCGGTGCCGCCGGAGGCCGGGCCCGTACGCACCCTGGGCCTGGCCGGGCTGCGGGAGGCCGGGGCGCGCGCCTGCCCGCCCGGCGGGCGCTTCCGGGTGCACGAGCACGCCGGTGGATGGCTGGTGTTCAGCACCTCGCCGTGA
- a CDS encoding nitronate monooxygenase produces MGAAVSNWVLAKQVSQAGQLGVVSGVALDTVVARRLQDGDPGGHIRRAFAAFPVQEVAERALEKFFRPGGRERDQAYVPVPNLTISPVARSRELQILSAFAEVWLAKEGHDGVVGINMLEKIQLAIVPGLYGAMLAGVDYVLVGAGIPSKIPRLLDQLARHEQSDMEIHVDGATQTYATSLDPDLVVPRGTLPPLKRPKMLAIISSHPLAAYLTKETITTPDGFVVEGHVAGGHNTPPRGRMTITDEGEPVYGTRDEADLAKIAKYGLPFWVAGAYATPEHVAEARAMGAVGVQVGTIFALSSDSGTTPENRQKLLDALAEDRLQVKTDALASPTGFPFKVVPMDGTIGGDETYAARGRICDLAYLRTPFERSPGKLGYRCPSEPEDDYVRKGGELENTVGRKCLCNGLMATVGMPQVRAGIEEDALLTLGSDLTAAKELLRRHPNGWNARQALDYLLGGPALEQAPRQDLALAAR; encoded by the coding sequence ATGGGCGCAGCCGTCTCCAACTGGGTCCTGGCCAAGCAGGTGTCCCAGGCCGGTCAGCTCGGTGTGGTGTCCGGCGTCGCCCTCGACACCGTGGTGGCCCGCCGTCTCCAGGACGGCGACCCGGGTGGCCACATCCGCCGCGCCTTCGCGGCCTTCCCGGTGCAGGAAGTGGCAGAGCGCGCGCTGGAGAAGTTCTTCCGGCCCGGCGGCCGCGAGCGGGACCAGGCCTACGTGCCGGTGCCGAACCTGACCATCAGCCCGGTCGCCCGCAGCCGTGAGCTCCAGATCCTCAGTGCCTTCGCCGAGGTCTGGCTGGCCAAGGAGGGGCACGACGGGGTCGTCGGCATCAACATGCTGGAGAAGATCCAGCTCGCCATCGTTCCCGGTCTCTACGGCGCGATGCTGGCCGGCGTCGACTACGTGCTGGTCGGGGCGGGCATCCCGTCCAAGATCCCGCGTCTGCTCGACCAGCTGGCCCGGCACGAGCAGTCCGACATGGAGATCCACGTCGACGGCGCCACCCAGACCTACGCCACCTCGCTCGACCCCGACCTGGTCGTGCCCCGGGGCACCCTGCCGCCGCTGAAGCGCCCGAAGATGCTGGCCATCATCTCGTCGCACCCGCTCGCGGCCTACCTGACCAAAGAAACGATCACCACGCCCGACGGCTTCGTCGTCGAGGGGCACGTGGCCGGTGGCCACAACACCCCGCCGCGCGGCCGGATGACGATCACCGACGAGGGCGAGCCGGTGTACGGCACCCGCGACGAGGCCGACCTGGCCAAGATCGCCAAGTACGGCCTGCCGTTCTGGGTGGCCGGCGCCTACGCCACCCCCGAGCACGTGGCCGAGGCCCGGGCGATGGGCGCCGTGGGCGTGCAGGTCGGCACGATCTTCGCCCTCAGCAGCGACTCCGGCACCACCCCGGAGAACCGGCAGAAGCTGCTCGACGCGCTCGCCGAGGACCGGCTCCAGGTGAAGACCGACGCCCTCGCCTCCCCCACCGGCTTCCCGTTCAAGGTCGTCCCGATGGATGGCACGATCGGCGGCGACGAGACCTATGCGGCCCGCGGCCGAATCTGCGACCTGGCCTACCTGCGCACCCCGTTCGAGCGCAGCCCGGGCAAGCTCGGCTACCGCTGCCCCTCCGAGCCGGAGGACGACTACGTGCGCAAGGGCGGCGAGCTGGAGAACACCGTCGGCCGTAAGTGCCTGTGCAACGGCCTGATGGCGACCGTCGGCATGCCCCAGGTGCGGGCCGGCATCGAGGAGGACGCCCTGCTCACCCTGGGCTCCGACCTCACCGCCGCCAAGGAGCTGCTGCGCCGCCACCCGAACGGCTGGAACGCCCGCCAGGCCCTGGACTACCTGCTCGGCGGCCCGGCGCTGGAGCAGGCCCCGCGCCAGGACCTGGCCCTCGCCGCCCGCTGA